In Streptomyces sp. NBC_00448, the following are encoded in one genomic region:
- a CDS encoding polysaccharide lyase → MRRASRTQERRNTSRRRLRLAGALAALAAPMLLMPPAWGVNAPHTSPIAGAGTAAGGTAADGSTCASPVSGQTVFADGFEGTAPQFGFHGIGIDGSGSITAQTDPVLEGRQSAAFTVPDDGSSYRAELGMSPLGYGSFRFRFADFLPSDWTEADNDTILAQWHGADLASTGKPTNPPIALSIRDDGWLLTMHWLANPDDTTPQVKVIPLGPIRTGQWNDWTFDIDWSTPTEPGSVGACLNGVPLVTYTGTNNYDQQYAPHMQLGIYRPSWNPSTHGSYPTGGPPVRVFDDAVDVQELSP, encoded by the coding sequence ATGAGACGCGCTTCGCGGACCCAGGAACGGCGGAACACCTCGCGCCGACGACTCCGCCTCGCCGGTGCGCTGGCCGCCCTCGCGGCGCCGATGCTGCTGATGCCCCCGGCGTGGGGGGTGAACGCCCCTCACACCTCGCCGATCGCCGGAGCCGGGACCGCGGCGGGCGGTACCGCTGCGGACGGTTCGACCTGCGCGTCCCCGGTATCCGGGCAGACCGTGTTCGCCGACGGATTCGAGGGAACCGCGCCGCAGTTCGGCTTCCACGGGATCGGGATCGACGGCAGCGGCTCCATCACCGCGCAGACCGATCCCGTGCTCGAAGGCCGGCAGTCGGCGGCGTTCACCGTGCCCGACGACGGCAGCTCCTATCGCGCCGAGCTCGGCATGTCGCCGCTCGGGTACGGGTCCTTCCGCTTCCGGTTCGCCGACTTCCTGCCGAGCGACTGGACCGAGGCCGACAACGACACGATCCTCGCCCAATGGCACGGCGCCGACCTGGCGAGCACCGGCAAGCCGACCAACCCGCCGATCGCCCTGTCCATCCGCGACGACGGCTGGCTGCTCACGATGCACTGGCTCGCCAACCCGGACGACACGACGCCGCAGGTGAAGGTCATCCCGCTGGGTCCGATCCGGACCGGGCAGTGGAACGACTGGACCTTCGACATCGATTGGTCCACCCCCACCGAACCCGGCAGCGTCGGCGCCTGCCTCAATGGAGTGCCCCTGGTCACCTACACCGGTACGAACAACTACGACCAGCAGTACGCCCCCCACATGCAGTTGGGGATCTACCGCCCCTCCTGGAACCCGAGCACCCACGGCTCCTACCCGACCGGCGGGCCTCCGGTGCGCGTGTTCGACGACGCGGTCGACGTCCAGG
- a CDS encoding outer membrane protein assembly factor BamB family protein: MTEPFSTTRRRLLQLGGAAGLAAAANSLAAPGAAAATASSRGPRTTVTDLGPAVVQFSLMSGLLVGDTVYIGSRNLTPARVIGFHLPTRKVVSVTDLDAAPDPTIQALAADPTGRYLYIGVLLKGDQGKPNLFRWDLTTPDKPAVGIGRTGGDRDIRALAVAPDGTVYAVGGVTGTPPALWEYDPATGATTSLGVANPLATEAEAIAATDTAVFVGSGSVLAGGGDASKAALFAFDRTTRTFTSVVPKEMEQDPSLRCLGVIGGNLVVSTSGGVDPAKLAVMDLADLSSYTVVSVNGTTAKCFTADTDRIYFATDTGVQSYSLADKTVSAVEFDGPDLGEIWGVDYTDGKLEVVSAYGFVAEIDLAAGTSVITDLGTAGAPADAEAGMGIAAGGGYVYVGGTGTLARHDLRSGAVVNLRAPGEAKDAEVIGGRLYTGQYDAQGIWEYDPRAGGQPHQIAQFPSVQNRPMDTSWDPANKLLLLGVQSDTEGGGALWTYSPRTGKSNSYVNPIDSVQLVSAVANRDGVAYLGGDNAAATGPRGTVVAVDPVTGRERWRLETGQQKGVTALAVQGRHLYGLTRDGVLFVIDLHTRQLLHTADVSSVSRGYAALVTNRGTVYGASNTTLFRFHPKTFAVSSVVAGINGIWYSEPHVNAHDGKLYTLRGHNLVEVDDRPPR, translated from the coding sequence ATGACCGAACCGTTCTCCACCACCCGCCGCCGCCTCTTGCAACTGGGCGGCGCCGCCGGACTGGCCGCAGCCGCCAACTCGCTCGCCGCTCCGGGCGCGGCCGCGGCGACCGCTTCGTCGCGCGGCCCGCGTACGACGGTGACCGACCTGGGTCCGGCTGTCGTCCAGTTCTCCCTCATGAGCGGGCTGCTCGTCGGCGACACCGTCTACATCGGATCGCGCAACCTCACCCCTGCCCGGGTGATCGGGTTCCACCTGCCGACCCGGAAGGTGGTCTCGGTCACCGATCTGGACGCGGCACCCGATCCCACCATCCAGGCGCTCGCGGCGGACCCGACCGGCCGGTACCTCTACATCGGCGTGCTGCTCAAGGGCGACCAGGGCAAGCCGAACCTCTTCCGGTGGGACCTGACGACGCCCGACAAGCCTGCCGTGGGCATCGGCAGGACGGGCGGGGACCGCGACATCCGCGCTCTGGCGGTCGCCCCCGACGGCACGGTGTACGCGGTGGGCGGCGTGACGGGGACGCCGCCCGCGCTGTGGGAGTACGACCCGGCCACCGGTGCGACCACCAGCCTGGGCGTCGCCAATCCGCTTGCCACCGAGGCCGAGGCCATCGCGGCCACCGACACCGCCGTCTTCGTCGGGTCGGGCAGCGTTCTGGCCGGCGGGGGCGACGCGAGCAAGGCGGCGCTGTTCGCGTTCGACCGGACCACGCGCACGTTCACCTCGGTGGTGCCCAAGGAGATGGAGCAGGACCCCAGCCTGCGGTGCCTCGGCGTCATCGGCGGGAACCTGGTGGTCAGCACCTCGGGCGGGGTCGATCCCGCGAAGCTCGCCGTGATGGACCTGGCGGACCTCTCCTCGTACACGGTGGTGAGCGTCAACGGCACGACCGCCAAGTGCTTCACCGCCGACACGGACCGGATCTACTTCGCCACCGATACGGGAGTGCAGTCCTATTCGTTGGCGGACAAGACGGTCTCCGCCGTGGAGTTCGACGGACCGGACCTCGGAGAGATCTGGGGCGTGGACTACACCGACGGGAAGCTGGAGGTCGTCTCGGCCTACGGGTTCGTCGCCGAGATCGATCTGGCCGCCGGTACCTCGGTGATCACCGACCTGGGCACGGCAGGCGCTCCCGCGGACGCGGAGGCGGGCATGGGGATCGCGGCCGGCGGCGGATACGTCTACGTCGGCGGCACCGGCACCCTCGCCCGGCACGATCTGCGGAGCGGAGCGGTCGTCAATCTGCGGGCGCCCGGCGAGGCCAAGGACGCCGAGGTGATCGGCGGCCGCCTGTACACCGGCCAGTACGACGCGCAGGGCATCTGGGAGTACGACCCCCGCGCAGGCGGGCAACCGCACCAGATCGCGCAGTTCCCCAGCGTGCAGAACCGGCCGATGGACACCTCCTGGGACCCGGCCAACAAGTTGCTCCTGCTCGGTGTGCAGTCCGACACCGAGGGCGGCGGCGCCTTGTGGACGTACTCGCCGAGGACGGGGAAGTCGAACTCGTACGTCAACCCGATCGACAGCGTCCAGCTCGTCTCGGCGGTGGCGAACCGGGACGGCGTCGCCTACCTGGGCGGTGACAACGCGGCCGCCACGGGACCGCGCGGCACGGTCGTGGCCGTCGATCCGGTCACCGGCCGCGAGCGGTGGCGCCTGGAGACGGGGCAGCAGAAGGGCGTGACGGCCCTCGCGGTGCAGGGCCGTCACCTCTACGGGCTGACCAGGGACGGCGTGCTGTTCGTCATCGACCTGCACACCCGGCAGTTGCTGCACACCGCGGACGTGAGCAGCGTCAGCCGCGGCTACGCGGCCCTGGTCACCAATCGCGGCACGGTCTACGGCGCCTCGAACACCACGCTCTTCCGCTTCCACCCGAAGACGTTCGCCGTCAGCAGCGTCGTCGCCGGCATCAACGGCATCTGGTACAGCGAACCGCACGTCAACGCCCACGACGGCAAGCTCTACACGCTGCGCGGCCACAACCTCGTCGAGGTGGACGACCGCCCGCCGCGATGA
- a CDS encoding LacI family DNA-binding transcriptional regulator: protein MLTEERREAILRVVERRGSVTVKDLSEEMGVSTVTVRQDVRELAGKGLLARVHGGAMSPAAARAHAPKTSGGPRPAAPPGRSVGLVVPPGGYYYAEVISGVQDAARALEVRVVLAVSGETLPENQEQVRQLLAAGAEGLLLMPHPGLGLPEEVETWLGGLDVPAVLMERRARPPAGATEQVASHHAYGAQLAVRHLAGLGHDRVALVARIESPNTPLIQEGYAAAVAELGLVTGLEYPVTTTEGGDAVAGRFEAVVRAAAAGGFRAALVHNDIDAIALVGLLRARGLRVPEDVAVVAYDDEVAELADTPLTAVAPPKHAVGAWALDLLIRRLEDPSRPVADVLLRPVLNVRASSGPTVGDQ from the coding sequence GTGCTGACCGAAGAGCGGCGCGAGGCGATTCTGCGCGTGGTCGAACGCCGGGGATCGGTCACGGTGAAGGACCTCTCCGAGGAGATGGGGGTCTCGACCGTCACCGTGCGCCAGGACGTACGGGAACTCGCCGGAAAGGGGCTGCTCGCCCGGGTGCACGGCGGCGCCATGTCGCCGGCCGCGGCCCGGGCGCACGCACCGAAGACCTCCGGTGGCCCGCGCCCCGCGGCGCCCCCGGGCAGGAGCGTCGGACTGGTGGTCCCGCCGGGCGGCTACTACTACGCGGAGGTGATCAGCGGCGTGCAGGACGCCGCCCGCGCCCTGGAGGTCCGCGTCGTCCTCGCCGTCTCCGGCGAGACGTTGCCCGAGAACCAGGAGCAGGTGCGCCAACTGCTCGCCGCGGGCGCCGAGGGCCTGCTGCTGATGCCGCACCCGGGTCTGGGCCTGCCCGAGGAGGTGGAGACCTGGCTGGGCGGGCTCGATGTGCCGGCCGTCCTGATGGAGCGGCGCGCGCGTCCGCCGGCGGGCGCGACCGAGCAGGTCGCCTCCCACCACGCGTACGGAGCGCAGCTAGCCGTCCGGCACCTCGCCGGGCTCGGCCACGACAGGGTCGCCCTGGTCGCCCGGATCGAGAGCCCCAACACCCCGCTGATCCAGGAGGGTTACGCCGCGGCGGTGGCCGAACTCGGCCTGGTGACCGGCCTGGAGTACCCCGTCACGACGACCGAGGGCGGCGACGCGGTGGCGGGCCGCTTCGAGGCGGTCGTCCGGGCAGCGGCGGCGGGCGGGTTCCGCGCGGCGCTCGTGCACAACGACATCGACGCCATCGCCCTGGTCGGCCTGCTCAGGGCGCGGGGCCTGCGGGTGCCCGAGGACGTGGCCGTGGTGGCCTACGACGACGAGGTCGCCGAACTCGCGGACACCCCGTTGACCGCCGTGGCACCGCCGAAGCACGCGGTGGGGGCATGGGCGCTCGACCTGCTGATCCGCAGACTGGAGGACCCGAGCCGCCCGGTGGCGGATGTCCTGCTGCGGCCGGTGCTGAACGTACGGGCCTCCAGCGGGCCCACGGTCGGCGACCAGTAG
- a CDS encoding macrolide family glycosyltransferase — protein sequence MSRRRAHIAMVGVPLVSHVLPSLAVIRELVARGHRVSYANDPLVADRIESAGAELVPCTSTLPVVDNDWPADPIAAASLFLDDAVQALPQLRAAYDADPADLYLYDIGAYAARALAEAQGRPLVQLSPTFVGWDGYQEDVGAQLRKLPGADAYQDRFARWLAGCGATTTDVDTFCGPPARALALIPRAMQPHADRVDADTVTFVGPCFDSRADPDGWTRPAAADQVLLISLGSAYTRRPAFYRQCVAAFGDLPGWQVVLQIGKYTDPGELGTLPPNIDVHSWVPQRAVLEQADAFLTHAGMGGCGEGLLAGLPMIAVPQGAEQFMNADRLVELGVARRVDTDDATPETLRAALNDLVTDTERADRSRQLRAAARGEGGTPRAADLIEDMLPAAVVPATGRAAR from the coding sequence ATGTCCCGTCGCCGCGCCCACATCGCGATGGTCGGCGTCCCCCTCGTCAGCCACGTCCTGCCCAGCCTCGCGGTCATCCGTGAGCTGGTGGCCCGCGGGCACCGGGTCAGCTACGCCAACGACCCGCTCGTGGCCGACCGGATCGAGTCCGCGGGCGCGGAACTGGTGCCCTGCACCTCCACGTTGCCCGTCGTGGACAACGACTGGCCGGCCGATCCCATCGCCGCGGCGAGCCTCTTCCTCGACGACGCCGTCCAGGCGCTCCCGCAACTGCGCGCCGCCTACGACGCCGATCCGGCCGACCTCTACCTCTACGACATCGGCGCCTACGCCGCGCGCGCCCTCGCCGAAGCGCAGGGCCGTCCCCTCGTGCAGCTGTCCCCGACGTTCGTCGGCTGGGACGGCTACCAGGAGGACGTCGGGGCGCAGTTGCGGAAGCTGCCGGGCGCCGACGCGTACCAGGACAGGTTCGCCCGGTGGCTCGCCGGCTGCGGTGCGACCACCACGGACGTGGACACGTTCTGCGGTCCGCCCGCCCGGGCCCTCGCCCTGATCCCGCGCGCGATGCAGCCGCACGCCGATCGCGTCGACGCCGACACGGTGACCTTCGTCGGCCCCTGCTTCGACAGCCGAGCGGACCCGGACGGCTGGACCCGCCCGGCGGCCGCGGACCAGGTGCTGCTGATCTCGCTCGGCTCGGCGTACACCCGCCGGCCCGCGTTCTACCGGCAGTGCGTCGCGGCCTTCGGCGACCTGCCCGGATGGCAGGTCGTCCTCCAGATCGGCAAGTACACCGACCCCGGGGAACTCGGCACCCTCCCGCCCAACATCGACGTGCACTCCTGGGTCCCGCAGCGGGCGGTGCTGGAACAGGCCGACGCGTTCCTCACCCACGCCGGCATGGGCGGCTGCGGCGAAGGGCTCCTCGCCGGCCTTCCCATGATCGCCGTGCCGCAGGGAGCCGAGCAGTTCATGAACGCCGACCGGCTCGTGGAACTCGGCGTCGCCCGCCGCGTGGACACCGACGACGCCACCCCCGAGACCCTTCGCGCGGCGCTGAACGACCTGGTCACGGACACGGAACGTGCCGACCGGTCCCGGCAGTTGCGGGCCGCCGCCCGGGGAGAGGGCGGCACCCCGCGCGCCGCCGACCTCATCGAGGACATGCTGCCCGCCGCCGTGGTCCCCGCGACGGGCCGCGCGGCGCGGTAG
- a CDS encoding CatB-related O-acetyltransferase, translating into MPPVPADPTVLHPMPGHPRVVLLKPLVTSPLIEVGDFSYYDDPDDPTAFETRNVLYHYGPERLVIGRYCALGTGTRFLMNGANHRMDGPSTFPFPTMGGSWAEHFDLITDLPGRGDTVVGNDVWFGHGATVMPGVRIGHGAIIAAGAVVTADVPDYGIAGGNPARLIRTRCDAADIARLLAVAWWDWPVRHITRHVRTIMSGTVAELEEAAAQLDQP; encoded by the coding sequence ATGCCGCCCGTGCCCGCCGACCCCACCGTGCTCCACCCGATGCCCGGGCACCCGCGGGTGGTCCTGCTCAAGCCACTGGTGACGTCACCGCTGATCGAGGTCGGCGACTTCTCCTACTACGACGATCCGGACGACCCGACCGCGTTCGAGACGCGCAACGTCCTCTACCACTACGGCCCCGAGCGGCTGGTCATCGGCAGGTACTGCGCGCTGGGGACGGGCACCCGGTTCCTGATGAACGGCGCCAACCACCGGATGGACGGTCCTTCCACCTTCCCGTTCCCCACCATGGGGGGCTCCTGGGCGGAGCACTTCGACCTGATCACCGACCTGCCCGGCCGGGGCGACACGGTCGTCGGCAACGACGTGTGGTTCGGCCACGGCGCCACGGTCATGCCCGGCGTACGCATCGGCCACGGCGCGATCATCGCCGCCGGCGCCGTGGTCACCGCCGACGTCCCCGACTACGGCATCGCCGGCGGCAACCCCGCCCGGCTCATCCGCACCCGCTGCGACGCCGCGGACATCGCCCGGCTCCTCGCCGTGGCGTGGTGGGACTGGCCCGTGCGGCACATCACCCGGCACGTGCGGACGATCATGTCGGGGACCGTCGCCGAGTTGGAGGAGGCCGCCGCGCAGCTCGACCAACCCTGA
- a CDS encoding TetR/AcrR family transcriptional regulator, whose protein sequence is MTDPLDTTSDRRPGGRTARVRAQVLDAVRAELAERGHEGLTMEGVAARAGVHRATVYRRWRDVGGLLVDVIAAAGEIDWQPPDTGSLRGDLTALNQEIQESLLVRPSFAVALMAASFHSEQAARAQTQLWNDRYDQCEILVERALTRGELPAQHTDARGLLIAATAPLYHQLVLLRADPDPRLPERAALAAVLAAAAGAFHIGRDESMR, encoded by the coding sequence ATGACAGACCCACTCGACACCACCTCGGACCGCCGTCCTGGCGGTCGCACCGCCCGCGTCCGCGCCCAGGTGCTCGACGCGGTGCGCGCCGAACTCGCCGAACGCGGGCACGAAGGACTCACGATGGAGGGCGTCGCGGCGCGGGCCGGCGTGCACCGCGCCACGGTCTACCGGCGCTGGCGCGATGTCGGCGGCCTGCTCGTCGACGTCATCGCCGCCGCCGGCGAGATCGACTGGCAGCCGCCGGACACCGGCTCGCTGCGCGGCGACCTGACAGCCCTCAACCAGGAGATCCAGGAATCCCTGCTCGTACGGCCGTCGTTCGCCGTCGCCCTGATGGCCGCCTCGTTCCACTCCGAACAGGCCGCGCGAGCCCAGACCCAGCTGTGGAACGACCGGTACGACCAGTGCGAGATCCTCGTCGAGCGCGCCCTCACGCGCGGCGAACTCCCCGCACAGCACACGGACGCGCGGGGCCTGTTGATCGCCGCGACGGCGCCCCTCTACCACCAGCTGGTCCTGCTGCGCGCCGACCCCGACCCGCGACTCCCGGAACGCGCCGCGCTGGCAGCAGTGCTGGCGGCTGCCGCGGGGGCCTTCCACATCGGTCGGGACGAGAGCATGCGATAG
- a CDS encoding formylglycine-generating enzyme family protein, with product MDAETPASAHGTGPADGAGEAAGPRPCCAPRRPGPPPGPTTPLGPPAPPEPPAPAERTTGPRAGLQSPVPLPGGEFAMGDAFDEGYAADGETPVHRVRLRPFALDPTAVTNAEFAAFVAATGHVTDAERYGRSAVFHLALAAPANAVLGRVQAAPWWVSVRGADWAHPGGPDSGIEDLLDHPVVHVSHRDALAYCRWAGKRLPTEAEWEYAARGGLAGRRFAWGDELTPGGEHRCNIWNGDFPTVNTRADGYLTTAPAAAFPPNGFGLRNMSGNTWEWCADWFSPYYYRRSPDEDPQGPRFGQGRVMRGGSYLCHDSYCHRYRVAARSANTPDSTAANLGFRCAADLAADQGPREVQVNP from the coding sequence ATTGACGCCGAGACACCCGCGTCCGCGCACGGCACCGGACCGGCCGACGGTGCCGGCGAGGCCGCGGGCCCCCGACCCTGCTGCGCACCGCGGCGCCCCGGCCCGCCGCCGGGACCGACGACTCCGCTCGGACCGCCGGCGCCGCCCGAACCACCCGCGCCGGCGGAGCGGACAACCGGTCCGCGGGCGGGCCTCCAGTCGCCGGTGCCGCTGCCCGGCGGCGAGTTCGCCATGGGGGACGCCTTCGACGAGGGGTACGCCGCCGACGGCGAGACCCCGGTGCACCGGGTGCGCCTGCGCCCCTTCGCCCTCGACCCGACCGCGGTCACCAACGCCGAGTTCGCCGCCTTCGTGGCCGCCACCGGCCACGTGACGGACGCTGAACGCTACGGCCGGTCCGCGGTGTTCCACCTGGCCCTCGCCGCACCGGCGAACGCGGTGCTCGGCCGCGTGCAGGCGGCCCCGTGGTGGGTGAGCGTGCGCGGCGCGGACTGGGCGCATCCCGGCGGACCGGACTCGGGTATCGAGGACCTGCTGGACCACCCCGTCGTCCACGTCTCCCACCGCGACGCCCTCGCCTACTGCCGCTGGGCGGGCAAGCGGCTGCCGACCGAGGCCGAATGGGAGTACGCGGCACGCGGCGGTCTCGCGGGCCGCCGGTTCGCGTGGGGCGACGAACTCACCCCGGGCGGCGAGCACCGGTGCAACATCTGGAACGGCGACTTCCCCACCGTCAACACCCGCGCCGACGGGTATCTGACCACCGCACCCGCCGCCGCCTTCCCGCCCAACGGCTTCGGGCTGCGGAACATGTCCGGCAACACCTGGGAGTGGTGCGCGGACTGGTTCTCGCCGTACTACTACCGCCGCTCGCCCGACGAGGACCCCCAGGGCCCGCGCTTCGGCCAGGGCCGCGTGATGCGAGGCGGCTCCTACCTGTGCCACGACTCGTACTGCCACCGCTACCGCGTCGCCGCCCGCTCCGCCAACACCCCCGACTCCACCGCGGCCAACCTCGGCTTCCGCTGCGCCGCGGATCTCGCCGCGGACCAGGGGCCACGGGAGGTCCAGGTCAACCCGTAG
- a CDS encoding DUF4838 domain-containing protein has protein sequence MHRPQPSRRSVVGMSAALAASSTLAGQLLNASAASASSPGPARSAASARSAVAGCRVGRGGRAQGHVVWWAEAGTSQAGSPAGSSASSPVAFAAAELARYLGRVIGGSVPVVRLANPAGTAPYGLAFVRGQVPAADVLAAASRDAEALSSQPEDSWTVTTGADFSVLTGAGERACLFAAYGLLRQTGVEFFAPTFSFYQGAAESVPRSPDLVLGSGTTHRSPQWALRRKYVEEGWSINTGALVALVDWMAKQGLNTLVFPYDYGGFGSTRYDDFRTALAPEIARRGLELEVGGHGYQSFLPQSTYPQYYTSGTNVFDVQNGAAVDQYVHNVLDYLTTRPEIGIFDCWPPDSAVWPKAALAAYGTAGNAETVVVNAVVAALRDAAPGVRVERIAYGAAIDPPNGGHSFDPDVIVDFAPYGRTYSAALDDPSSTTNAGYLALLRQWRDAHEGPLAVYDYSRRYRWRQLPANILPVLARDAAVYRSLGLSGIGCYAEPANWLSAEAVHLFAAHSAWDPALDDGQFLGAYLPARFGASAAAMADYFARTTADPDQLGSAATSFRDNYTAARADLDSARGAAPAGSPQRFVLDRLDQAAEISLADVGISLAASGTAAERTEAADRYEQLTLRHRFDGVQLDCSYVASRYGEDRDRVAIAHEYRAPAWGYADPSRPALPAGGTAVLTVHAQDVDYRGHRVQWRLTLPEGVTADRTSGVLEAHGERQGAVAVRLDAGPVPATGDRTIVVAFSSSGTELTSVTCTLTT, from the coding sequence ATGCACCGTCCGCAGCCGAGCCGCCGCAGTGTCGTCGGCATGTCCGCAGCCCTCGCCGCGAGCAGCACACTCGCCGGGCAACTTCTCAACGCGTCCGCGGCGTCGGCGAGTTCGCCCGGCCCGGCGCGTTCGGCAGCTTCGGCGCGTTCGGCCGTGGCGGGCTGCCGGGTCGGGCGCGGTGGGCGCGCGCAGGGGCACGTCGTGTGGTGGGCGGAGGCCGGCACCTCCCAGGCGGGTTCCCCGGCCGGTTCCTCGGCGAGTTCCCCGGTGGCCTTCGCGGCGGCCGAACTCGCGCGCTACCTCGGCCGCGTCATCGGGGGGAGCGTCCCGGTGGTCCGGCTCGCGAACCCCGCCGGCACGGCGCCGTACGGCCTCGCCTTCGTCCGCGGGCAGGTGCCCGCCGCGGACGTCCTGGCGGCCGCCTCCCGTGACGCCGAGGCCCTGAGTTCCCAGCCCGAGGACAGCTGGACCGTCACCACCGGCGCGGACTTCTCGGTGCTCACCGGAGCCGGCGAGCGGGCCTGTCTGTTCGCCGCGTACGGGCTGCTGCGCCAGACCGGTGTCGAGTTCTTCGCCCCGACCTTCTCCTTCTACCAGGGCGCGGCCGAGTCGGTGCCCCGCTCGCCCGACCTCGTCCTCGGCTCCGGCACCACGCACCGGTCGCCGCAGTGGGCGCTGCGCCGCAAGTACGTGGAGGAGGGCTGGAGCATCAACACCGGCGCCCTCGTCGCGCTGGTCGACTGGATGGCCAAGCAGGGCCTGAACACCCTGGTCTTCCCCTACGACTACGGCGGCTTCGGCTCGACCCGCTACGACGACTTCCGCACCGCCCTCGCCCCCGAGATCGCCCGCCGGGGCCTGGAGTTGGAGGTGGGCGGGCACGGCTACCAGTCGTTCCTGCCGCAGTCGACGTACCCGCAGTACTACACGTCCGGCACCAACGTCTTCGACGTGCAGAACGGCGCGGCCGTCGACCAGTACGTGCACAACGTGCTCGACTACCTCACCACCCGCCCGGAGATCGGCATCTTCGACTGCTGGCCGCCGGACAGTGCCGTCTGGCCGAAGGCCGCGCTCGCCGCGTACGGCACCGCCGGCAACGCCGAGACCGTGGTCGTCAACGCGGTCGTCGCCGCGCTGCGCGACGCGGCCCCCGGTGTGCGGGTGGAGCGGATCGCCTACGGCGCCGCCATCGACCCGCCCAACGGCGGCCACTCCTTCGACCCGGACGTCATCGTCGACTTCGCCCCCTACGGCCGCACCTACTCCGCCGCCCTCGACGACCCCTCCTCCACCACCAACGCGGGCTACCTCGCCCTGCTGCGGCAGTGGCGCGACGCCCACGAGGGGCCGCTCGCGGTGTACGACTACTCGCGCCGCTACCGCTGGCGGCAGCTGCCGGCCAACATCCTGCCGGTGCTGGCCCGGGACGCCGCCGTGTACCGCTCGCTCGGCCTGAGCGGAATCGGCTGCTACGCCGAGCCCGCCAACTGGCTGTCCGCCGAGGCCGTCCACCTCTTCGCGGCACACAGCGCCTGGGACCCGGCGCTGGACGACGGGCAGTTCCTCGGCGCCTACCTCCCGGCCCGGTTCGGTGCGTCGGCCGCCGCCATGGCCGACTACTTCGCCCGGACGACCGCCGACCCCGATCAGCTCGGCTCCGCGGCAACGTCCTTCCGGGACAACTACACCGCCGCGCGCGCCGACCTGGACAGCGCGCGCGGGGCCGCACCCGCGGGCAGCCCGCAGCGGTTCGTGCTGGACCGCCTGGACCAGGCCGCGGAGATCTCGCTGGCCGATGTCGGGATCTCCCTCGCCGCTTCCGGGACCGCCGCCGAGCGCACCGAGGCAGCCGACCGCTACGAGCAGCTGACCCTGCGGCACCGCTTCGACGGCGTCCAGTTGGACTGCTCCTACGTGGCGAGCCGGTACGGCGAGGACCGCGACCGGGTCGCGATCGCCCACGAGTACCGCGCGCCGGCCTGGGGCTACGCGGACCCGTCCCGGCCGGCCCTGCCCGCGGGCGGCACCGCCGTACTCACCGTCCACGCGCAGGACGTGGACTACCGGGGGCACCGGGTCCAGTGGCGGCTGACCCTGCCGGAGGGTGTCACCGCCGACCGCACCTCGGGCGTGCTGGAGGCGCACGGCGAGCGGCAGGGCGCTGTGGCCGTCAGGCTCGACGCCGGGCCGGTGCCGGCGACCGGGGACCGCACTATCGTGGTGGCGTTCAGCAGCTCGGGCACCGAACTGACGAGTGTCACCTGCACGTTGACGACGTGA